AGGCAAAAAAGAACTTGACATGGCCGAATTCTTAAGCAGTGCCGAACTGGTCAATGGCAGTTACCAGGTCGATCCCAACGCCGATGCTGCCATGTCCACAGGGGACATCGACAATGCCACAAAAGCATTGGATGCGGCGCTGCACATTGATTATAATGCCACGCCGATCACTGATTTTCTCAACAATGATTCAATGCCTGACGGATCTGCGGTGAGGAGCCAGATACAGGACATCATTCCCCAGGTATATTCAACAACTCTTGCCACTGGAATTGACAGGCAAGTGACAACTGTACTCGGGAACCATGACGGGTATGAGAGTGATCACTCGACAGATAGCTGGGGTGAACCTGATAATATGAGCCAGGTGGGGACTGTTCCGAGGGATGCATATGTTCCTGGAAATCTTTACGGTGAGATCTGGGAGGCTTCATGGACCAGGGAGCATGTATGGCGGCATTATTATAAAGTGGAATATGCATGCGAGAAGACCAGGAAAGTTTCGTGTACTGATTCTGAGGGTAATCCTGATACCTGTACTGAAACATATATGGATACGTGCTACCGTACCGAACATAATGAGATTACGACTATTGATACCAGGGAGGATAGAGTAACTGTTACACTGAAGGCAAAGGAGAATTCAGTGACCTCTATTCCGTTGAATTATGCCGGAACAACCATTTCCACAGGCAATGATATTGAGGACGCATATACTTCGAAGGATGTGGAATATGCAGCCACACATACTGACACCAGTCTAAAAGAAGCATATGACAGCTATAAGAGCGATACCTTTGACCTCAACATTGAGTCAAATGTTAAGAACATGGGTTTGGATGGCGATAATTATGATGCCAGGACTTTTAATGTGATAGCACCGGGCTGGCTGGCAGGAGAGGCACAGGATGCAGTGGATGAGATTACCGGGCAGATACGAAGTGATGTGCACCTGAGCACGGACATTAATTATATGGAGTATCCCAATCCTGCTGATGCCATGCGGGCAACGGCCCTGGACCTGACTGCTAAGATCGAGGCGAACCAGAGCAGGTATGTGGATAAGGCCAGATATTATAGCGGCGGGAAGTATTCCAGTTGCAGTGCTAAAACCATCAGCCAGGTGCGGGAGTGGTATGTGGATGAGGTGCTGCACCAGGTGAATGAGCAGTATAATGGTGCGGCAGGGAACATCAACGAGCAGATTGATGACAAGTTCAACGAATCGGCAAATGATGTGCGGGAAGCTAATAATAACGGTGCCAGTCTGTTAAAGTCTGCACTGTGTTTTCCAATAGGGCTGACCATGAGGGCAGAGCATGTGATGGATGATGGGACGAAGTATGGGATGGATGAACTTCCCTACTGGGATGAGAATGTGACGCTGGGTGTGGATATGGTGCCGGATTACCTCCGGCATGACAAATTCTATGACCCTGAACAGGACACCTGGATAGATGCAGTGGAAATAAATAATAAATATATAGCCGATCCAGCCCAGAATCCATCAAGTGAGACATTCATTCCCCTTTCGCTGCAAAATATCAATGCTTTTGCTGATGTTGCCTTAAATACAATTCCTCTAAAAAATGGCGGACAGCAGGTCTTGCCGCCATCGCCCAGTACAGCCTGGGTAGTAACTACTAATATGTGGAAGATCCGGGTAAAAGGGGAATTCTATCAATTTCAATTATATGATTTTGATAATGAATGTCATCCACACCCAATATTTGGGCATGAAGCACAGATATTTTCAAGAGAAGATTATAGAGATATTCGTGATTCAGCTACTGGATCAGTTGTAGGCAACAATGATCCAATTGAATTTGAATTTACTACCGGAACTTTTATTTTTGTCCCTCCAGGTCCAAAAGGGGTGGGTGATAGACGTGAAGGTGGAACTATTGAAAACTCGATAGGAGCAATAAACGAAGGATGGATAATATGAAATTAGTTAATAAAATAATGTTGTTATTTGTGTTGATTTACTTAACTTGTAATGTTAGTGCTTTTGAAAATGAGTTGGCCAATGGCTCAGTATATTTTAATGACAAAAAATGTACAGTTTATGATGCTGAATTAAAAGTGGGCGAGCCAGCCACTATTAAAGCAGTAGTATACCTTAAAAAAAACGTTGATGTTTCCACAGCCCTTTCAGCTTCAGGTTTTGGTTATAAAAATGTAGATCAACCATTTGAAGTGATTAAAGGTTCAAGTGAATTTACTGATACTGCCAGGGAATTTGATCATAACGCAGGTGAAACAGTTACTTTCGAATGGATTGTGCGGCCAACAGATGAAGCCGCAGGATGGACTATTCCGTTAAATATTGCTTTTACCTTCTATGATCGAGATGAGAAAGAAGGCTATCCATTTAAATTCACAGCAGCCAATATCGTGGTCCATAATGAACACTACTCTGGCCCCACCCCCACCCGCACTGCCGCCGACCCCTCATCCACTGACCAGCCCCCATCACAGGGATCGCCAGGGTTTGGGGCGGCGGGTGCGCTGCTTGGAATTGCGCTTGTGGTGATGGCAAGACGGAGCTGAACCAATAGTGATTTTGGGTGCCCTGCCGATGCTATGCGGCCCGGGTCCGGGTGCACATGCTCTAAACGTGGGTTAAGGCGTGGTGTGCGGTGGATAAGATCACCGGGCAGATACGAAGTGATGTGCACCTGAGCCCGGACATTAATTATATGGAGTATCCCAATCCTGCTGATGCCATGCGGGCAACTGCTATTGACCTTACGAACAAGATCGAGGCGAACCAGAGCAGGTATGTGGATAAGGCAAGGTATCATGATGGTAGTAAGTATTCCAGTTGCAGTGCTAAAACCATCAGCCATGTGCGGGAGTGGTATGTGGATGAGGTGCTGCACCAGGTGGATGAGCAGTATATGGCTGCGGCAGGGAACATCGACGGGCAGATAGATGAGAAATTCAATGAATCGGCAGAGGATGTGCGTGAAGCTAAT
The sequence above is drawn from the ANME-2 cluster archaeon genome and encodes:
- a CDS encoding sarcinarray family MAST domain-containing protein; this translates as MKLVNKIMLLFVLIYLTCNVSAFENELANGSVYFNDKKCTVYDAELKVGEPATIKAVVYLKKNVDVSTALSASGFGYKNVDQPFEVIKGSSEFTDTAREFDHNAGETVTFEWIVRPTDEAAGWTIPLNIAFTFYDRDEKEGYPFKFTAANIVVHNEHYSGPTPTRTAADPSSTDQPPSQGSPGFGAAGALLGIALVVMARRS